The proteins below come from a single Mucilaginibacter mali genomic window:
- a CDS encoding 7TM diverse intracellular signaling domain-containing protein, with the protein MTGSVLKKLVVIFVLMLLPVKLLLAQKVLQVDSSVFEHLFGQQEIKLLEDKKGTFTLDQVLSPGFQNKFANNPGYYPQNYNLKSWYWYKVKVRFDSTLIHKTNLIEFFDQTTDDIIAYIPDTNGKYVATKAGARYKFIDRLYRHKNFEFTIYDRRPGEYTYYFRVHSKEQVNVIIVYRTVDYFIHYALTEYITYGLFYGMILIFCFHNLLMFIAVKRLQYLYYVMYILSVGFYEMSVDGIAFQYIWPTWSNWNEYAYGVALFFLSAFALEFTKELLQVKMRAPLLYKLINVVLIIRTVYFVYCFFFNRGLFIYKFVDSITLAICFFTGITVWSRGFKPARFFVLGYTFLFLGLIIKLATVLGLNIGVVNRVLGHYSLSLSFILEMVFLSFSIGDQVRLLRKDKDAAQEETIRQMEINVELKDSINRELEHQVRIRTSEVIQKSEELMKQAHIIEEQNEELLAKNEKLEEQAEEIHRMNLLLQKDNIQLKTNIEKVTDDRALSKELSFEEFSAKYPDQETCYKFLSELKWSNGYTCARCANTNYCGGRMPYSRRCTKCTYEESALQKTIFHNNRIPINKAFYLVYLMYTSKGTISSHQLSEKLDIRQSTCWSYSIRVKKAMNERKKEGRKGSTQGWSRLVIEV; encoded by the coding sequence ATGACAGGAAGTGTACTTAAAAAACTTGTTGTAATTTTTGTGTTGATGCTTTTGCCGGTAAAACTACTGCTGGCGCAAAAGGTGTTACAGGTAGATAGCAGCGTGTTCGAGCATTTGTTTGGGCAGCAGGAGATCAAATTGCTGGAGGATAAAAAGGGCACTTTTACACTCGACCAGGTCCTGTCGCCCGGCTTCCAAAATAAATTCGCCAATAATCCGGGCTACTATCCGCAGAATTATAACCTCAAATCGTGGTATTGGTATAAGGTGAAGGTGCGGTTTGATAGCACCCTTATTCACAAAACCAACCTCATCGAGTTTTTCGACCAGACTACCGATGATATCATCGCCTACATCCCGGATACTAACGGCAAATACGTGGCCACCAAAGCCGGCGCCCGGTATAAATTTATCGACCGTTTATATCGCCATAAAAACTTTGAGTTTACCATTTACGATCGCCGGCCGGGCGAGTATACCTATTACTTCAGGGTACATTCTAAAGAACAGGTGAACGTGATCATCGTATACCGTACGGTCGATTACTTTATTCATTACGCCCTTACCGAGTATATCACCTATGGGTTGTTCTACGGAATGATCCTCATCTTTTGCTTCCACAACCTGCTGATGTTTATAGCGGTGAAGCGGCTGCAATACCTTTATTATGTAATGTACATATTAAGTGTAGGCTTTTACGAGATGAGCGTGGACGGTATCGCCTTCCAATACATTTGGCCAACCTGGTCAAACTGGAACGAATACGCTTATGGGGTGGCCCTGTTCTTTCTCAGTGCGTTTGCGCTCGAGTTTACCAAGGAGCTGCTGCAGGTAAAAATGCGGGCGCCGCTTTTGTATAAGCTCATCAACGTTGTATTAATTATACGTACCGTTTATTTTGTTTATTGCTTTTTCTTTAACAGGGGGCTGTTCATTTATAAATTCGTCGATTCGATAACGCTGGCCATCTGCTTTTTTACCGGTATTACCGTTTGGAGCAGGGGCTTTAAGCCTGCCCGTTTTTTTGTGCTGGGCTATACCTTCCTGTTCCTGGGCCTGATCATAAAACTGGCTACGGTGCTTGGCCTTAATATCGGCGTGGTAAACCGGGTGCTGGGGCACTACAGCTTAAGTCTGTCTTTTATTTTGGAGATGGTATTCCTGTCCTTTTCTATTGGCGACCAGGTGCGATTGCTGCGTAAGGATAAGGATGCTGCGCAGGAAGAGACCATCAGGCAAATGGAAATAAACGTTGAACTGAAGGATTCCATTAACCGGGAACTGGAGCACCAGGTGCGAATACGAACTTCTGAAGTGATCCAAAAATCGGAAGAACTGATGAAGCAGGCGCATATTATTGAGGAGCAGAACGAGGAATTACTGGCCAAAAACGAGAAGCTGGAAGAACAGGCCGAAGAGATACACCGGATGAACCTGTTGCTTCAAAAAGATAATATTCAGCTGAAAACTAATATTGAAAAGGTTACCGACGACAGGGCCCTATCAAAGGAATTAAGCTTTGAAGAATTCAGCGCCAAATACCCGGATCAGGAAACCTGTTACAAGTTTCTGTCGGAATTGAAGTGGAGCAATGGCTACACCTGCGCACGCTGCGCAAATACCAATTATTGCGGTGGCAGGATGCCTTACAGCCGCCGCTGCACCAAATGCACTTATGAAGAATCTGCGCTGCAAAAAACCATTTTTCACAATAATCGCATACCTATTAATAAAGCCTTTTACCTGGTGTACCTGATGTATACCAGCAAGGGTACCATCTCATCGCACCAGTTATCTGAAAAGCTGGACATCAGGCAAAGCACCTGTTGGTCCTATTCCATCCGGGTAAAAAAGGCCATGAACGAGCGTAAAAAAGAGGGTAGAAAGGGAAGTACGCAGGGTTGGAGCCGCCTGGTTATTGAAGTGTAA
- a CDS encoding glycoside hydrolase family 30 protein: MKSHTLKPLLLSALLLPAIYAGAQTPFNAKSVEVYTTAQNTDYRITKTETINFESKPQPLETELSVFVDPARKFQTMVGIGGALTDASAETFYKLPKNKQKELMTAYYDPKNGIGYTLGRTNIQSCDFSSDSYAYVADNDASLKSFNISHDLKYRVPFIKEAIKAAGGKLTMFASPWSPPAWMKSNNDMLHGGKLKEAYAQAWANMFVKFIGAYKKQGIPIWGVTVQNEPMATQKWESCIFTADEERLFVKNHLGPTFHTQGLANTKIIAWDHNRDMVYQRASNMLEDPEAAKYIWGIGYHWYETWTGSTMRFDNVKRVNEAFPNKHLIFTEGCVEKFNIDKVNDWALGEKYGYSLINDFNAGTCGWTDWNILLDEKGGPNHVGNFCFAPVIGDTQTGKLIYTNAYYYLGQFSKFVKPGSRRIAAASSRDKLSSTAFINADGKLVVVVMNSTDDKVPYFLWIKGKAAKLTSLPHSIATLIVS; the protein is encoded by the coding sequence ATGAAGAGCCACACGCTTAAACCACTTCTGCTATCTGCCCTGTTGCTGCCAGCCATCTACGCCGGCGCGCAAACGCCTTTTAATGCCAAAAGTGTTGAGGTATACACCACTGCCCAAAACACCGATTACCGCATTACCAAAACCGAGACCATCAATTTTGAAAGCAAACCGCAACCGCTGGAAACAGAGCTATCGGTATTTGTAGACCCGGCACGTAAATTCCAAACCATGGTAGGTATTGGCGGCGCTTTGACCGATGCATCGGCCGAGACCTTTTATAAACTGCCCAAGAATAAGCAGAAAGAATTAATGACCGCCTACTACGACCCCAAGAATGGCATTGGTTATACCCTGGGCCGCACCAATATACAAAGCTGCGATTTTAGCAGCGATAGCTATGCTTACGTTGCCGATAACGATGCCTCGCTGAAAAGCTTCAACATCAGCCACGACCTGAAATACCGTGTGCCTTTTATTAAAGAAGCCATTAAGGCGGCGGGCGGCAAGCTGACCATGTTCGCCAGCCCATGGAGCCCACCCGCCTGGATGAAAAGCAATAACGATATGCTGCACGGCGGTAAACTGAAAGAGGCATACGCGCAGGCCTGGGCCAATATGTTCGTAAAGTTCATCGGTGCTTACAAAAAGCAGGGCATCCCGATCTGGGGCGTTACCGTGCAGAACGAGCCGATGGCTACGCAAAAATGGGAATCGTGCATATTTACGGCCGATGAGGAGCGCCTGTTTGTGAAGAACCACCTGGGGCCAACCTTCCATACACAAGGTTTGGCCAACACCAAAATTATTGCCTGGGACCATAACCGCGACATGGTTTACCAGCGCGCCAGCAATATGCTGGAAGACCCGGAAGCCGCTAAATATATTTGGGGCATTGGCTACCACTGGTACGAAACCTGGACCGGCAGCACCATGCGTTTTGATAACGTTAAACGTGTTAACGAGGCCTTCCCCAATAAGCACCTGATCTTTACGGAGGGCTGTGTAGAAAAATTCAATATAGACAAGGTGAACGATTGGGCGCTGGGCGAAAAGTACGGTTACTCGCTCATCAACGACTTTAACGCAGGCACCTGCGGCTGGACCGACTGGAACATCCTGCTTGATGAAAAGGGCGGCCCTAACCATGTGGGTAACTTCTGCTTTGCGCCGGTTATTGGCGATACGCAGACCGGCAAGCTGATCTATACCAATGCTTATTATTACCTGGGCCAGTTCTCTAAATTTGTTAAGCCCGGCTCGCGCCGCATAGCGGCTGCTTCAAGCAGGGATAAGCTGAGCAGCACCGCTTTTATTAATGCCGATGGCAAACTGGTAGTTGTGGTAATGAACAGCACCGACGATAAAGTGCCTTACTTTTTATGGATAAAAGGCAAGGCCGCCAAACTGACCAGTCTGCCACATTCCATAGCTACC